The DNA segment TCGATCCGGTCGGTGGCCCGGTGGAAGACGTTGACCGTTGACCAGAGGAGATCGTCGAGGTCGGGCCCGAGGCGGGTGTCCTCCAGGGTGGCGATCAGGGCGTCGAAGATATCGGCGATGGCGCCGGCGACATGGTCGCCCTCCGGAAGCGGTCGCGGATCGGGTTCATCCGTGAAGGGACGGTAGCCGTAAAGCTGGAGTTCGCTCAGGACATGGTCGGTGGGGGAAGAGGCGTGGTGCGGTTCGTAGTCGTCGTGCTCGCTCATGGGATGCTCCGTCGGTTCGACCGCGACCCTCGCGGCCTTCATGGCGACGAAAGCCGGCGGGCGGGCCGGACCTGCACCCGCAGCGAAGCGGAGGGCCGGAGCACAGCGGAGGAGGACGAAGGCGGGCTATTTTGCCTCGCGATGGAAAGCGGCCCTCGGCCGCGCCGGAAAATAGTCCGCCGCAGACATTGCGGGTCCGGGCCGTTTGCTGGCCGATCGCCCTCTCGAAGGCCGGGGCGCGGTTCTCTCCGACCTGGGGATCATCCGAGCGATGCCGACGATGGCGCTCCCGCCGCCTGCATTCTCCTGTCGGCCTATGCCGCCAGCGCCATGAAGCGCGCGACGTCCTGTGGCGCGATCTGCACCCGGGCCGCTGCCCGGAGGCTGTCCAGACCAGTCAAGCGGAGATCCTCGTTGAAGTCGCTTGAGGCTGGAGACACTACGACCGCCTCGATCCCGGCCGCGTTCGCGCGTTCGATCAGGGTCGCCATCGCCCCGTCGCCGGCCGGATCATTGTCGCGGGCGATGTAGAGCCGGCGCAGCGTGTCGGGGAACAGGATGGCCGAGAGATGTGCCGCTGAGAGCGCCGCCGTCATCGGCATGGTGGGTAACGCCATCCTGAGCGACAGTATCGTCTCGATGCCTTCGCCGGCCGCCATCACCTCGTCCGCCACACCGAAGCGAACGGCATGCCCGAGGAGGTCGCCCATCGCTCGTCTCGGCGTGTCAATCGGGGCCTTGTCCGAGCCGTCCGGGGCGAGCCAGGTGCGATGCGCGCCGGTTTGACGCCCGTCGAGATCGGTCACCGATGCGATCATCGCCGGCCAGGTCTCGGTCGGAGAGTGCTCGTCAGGGCGGTAGTAGCAGCGGGGGTGGAAGCGCAGGCTTCCGGTTCCGTGCAAATCCGTAATGCCGCGTGTGCGCAGATACGTCTTTACGAGTGTGTCTGTAATCGGCTGCGCCATGGCAAAGAGCCGTCGTGCCGCTTCCGGTGATCCTGATGGCGCCGGTGATTTGCGCTCGCCAGCATGCGGACGATCCGGTTCGGGATGCGGCATCGACAGGAAGGTGCGCGCCTCCTCAGTGATGTCCTGGAAGTCGACCAGACCGCAGCTCTCGCGGATGACGTCGAGGAGATCGCCATGCTCGCCGGTGGCGGCGTCGGTCCATTTGCCGGCCGCGCCTTTGCCGGTCTCGCCACCCTTCAGCCGCACGAACATCGAGCGGCCGGCCGTGTTGCGCACATCGCCGACCAGCCAATAGCGGCCCTCCCGATGACCGGCAGAGAGGTAGTGGCGGCACACCGCCTCTGCCTGCCGGCCGAGACGGATTGCCAGTTCGGAGGCGTCCTGTCGTGCCATCACGCCACCTCCCGCTCGCCGATGCGCTCGACGGGATAGCGCTCCAGCACCTTGGCCAGAATGGCATTGCCGGTCCCATCTGTCGGCACGAACATCCGCAGCTTCCACGAGATGATCTCGCGGAAGAGGCCATAGGCACGCAGACGGTCGCGCATGGCGTCGGTGAAGCCGGACAACTCGATGCGGTTGGCGCCCATGACCCGGACGCGGCGAAGCTGGAGCCCCTCGGCCAAGTCGAGGATGGTCTTGCCGTCCATCAGCGCCACGAAGGCGTCGTCCGGCGTCAGGGTCGATGTGCCGTTGGCGAGTGCGCCGGCGACCCAGGCGGGGGAGACGCGACGGCCAACGATACGCTCGCCGTCATCGGTCTGGAGCCGGTAGACCCGCGTCGACTCGTTCGGCAGCCGCCTCCAGATCGGCAACAACAGCCCGCTGACGACATGGATGGTGCTCTCGGCAAACTCCTGCACCTCGGTCAGCTCGGCGTTCCATGCCGCAGTGAAGGCGATCCGCTCCGCCTGCACCCAGTGGGTCTCGGCCATCATCTTGATGGGAATATTGTGCGCCTCCATTGGCCGGATCAGCCGCACGCGTCGTTCGATCTCCCCATCGTCCAGCATGATGCTGGTGGTCGGTATCTGCACGGCGGCGCGGCCCGAACGCTCGTTGATCAGCAGTCTCGCGCCCGGGTCATCGAGATGGTCGAGCGCCTCGGCCAGCGTCACGGGACGGTTGCGCTGGCGCTGGGTGATGGTCAGCAGCCGGGCTTCGGCGCCGGTTCCGGGATGGACATGGATCGTTCGGCGATCGGTGACGACGAAGCTCTCGGCCTGCAGCGTCTCCAGCCCGACATCGTAGCTGCCGGAAGCAATGGCACCTTCGATCTTGGCGTTCAGCAGCCGCTCGAACGCCGTGAACAGGACGCCCTGAAGGTCGATGGTCTGCGCCAGCAACCTGTTCAGGAAGGTGGTGATCGGCGGCAACTCATCCTTGATGCCGGTGGAGTCCATCAGCGAGAGGCCGGTGGCATCCTCGAACATCTGGAGCGAGCACCCCTCGACCTTGCCGCGCACCAGCAGCAGGTAGAGTTGCCGCAGGGCGTCTCGGGCGTAATGGCTTTCCAGATTGTCTTCGGGCCGAAACAAGCCCTGACCGCCGGTCTGGCGCTGGCCGCGCGTGATCGCGCCCAGGGTGTCGAGGCGGCGGGCGATGGTCGAGAGGAAGCGCTTCTCGGCTTTCACGTCCGTCGAGATCGGCCGGAACAGCGGTGGCTGCGCCTGGTTGGTCCGGTTGGTGCGGCCCAGACCCTGGATGGCGGCGTCGGCCTTCCAACCCGGCTCCAGCAGATAGTGGACGCGCAGTCGCTGGTTCCGCGCCGACAGGTCGGCATGGTAGCTGCGCCCGGTGCCGCCCGCGTCCGAGAAGATCAGGATACGCTTCTGATCGTCCATGAAGGCCTGCGTCTCGGCCAGATTGGCCGTTCCGGCGCGGTTCTCGACGGCGAGGCGATCGATACCGCCGGGGCCGGTCTTGCGGACGATGCGGCGCGAGCGTCCCGTCACCTCCGCCACGACATCGGTGCCGAAGCGCTGGACGATCTGATCGAGCGCGCCGGGAACCGGGGGCAGCGAGGCGAGCCTCTCGATCAGACGGTCGCGGCGAGCGACGGCGTCGCGGCTCTCTACCGGCTGGCCGTCGCGAAACACGGGCCGCGACGACAGATTGCCCTCGCTGTCGGTGAAGGGCTCGTAGAGCTGCACCGGGAAGGAATGGGCGAGATAATCCAGAACGTACTCGCGAGGGGTGATGTCCACCCGGACATCGTTCCATTCCTCGGTGGGAATTTCCGCGAGACGGCGTTCCATCAAGGCCTCGCCGGTCGAGACGATCTGGATCACGGCGGCATGGCCGTCGGCCAGGTCTTGCTCGATCGAGCGGATCAGCGTCGGCGTTTTCATCGAGGTCAGCAGATGGCCGAAGAAGCGCTGCTTGGCGGATTCGAAGGCCGACCGGGCGGCGGACTTGGCCTGTCGGTTCAGCGTGCCCCCACTGCCATCAGGGCCGCCGGTGATGTTGGCGGCCTGCATTGCGGCGTCGAGATTGTTATGGATGACGGCGAATGCCCCGGCATAGGCGTCATAGATGCGCGTCTGCTCGGGCGTAAGCTGGTGCTCGACCAGTTCGTATTCGACGCCGTCGTAGGAGAGCGACCGGGCTGTGTAGAGGCCAAGGGAGCGGAGGTCGCGGGCCAGAACCTCCATCGCCGCGACGCCGCCGTCCTCGATCGCCTCGA comes from the Ancylobacter pratisalsi genome and includes:
- a CDS encoding DUF7146 domain-containing protein, which gives rise to MARQDASELAIRLGRQAEAVCRHYLSAGHREGRYWLVGDVRNTAGRSMFVRLKGGETGKGAAGKWTDAATGEHGDLLDVIRESCGLVDFQDITEEARTFLSMPHPEPDRPHAGERKSPAPSGSPEAARRLFAMAQPITDTLVKTYLRTRGITDLHGTGSLRFHPRCYYRPDEHSPTETWPAMIASVTDLDGRQTGAHRTWLAPDGSDKAPIDTPRRAMGDLLGHAVRFGVADEVMAAGEGIETILSLRMALPTMPMTAALSAAHLSAILFPDTLRRLYIARDNDPAGDGAMATLIERANAAGIEAVVVSPASSDFNEDLRLTGLDSLRAAARVQIAPQDVARFMALAA
- a CDS encoding strawberry notch family protein encodes the protein MNILSPVALLAAPVTRASQTLAVAQQLLDYLERGQRIDAALLRAAMEAAFRASDTSGAWDWKAAYEACEVATVLFLRKYGKALFRKAASPAARLSALGKIAGLLPTHTRRSEESQALQQFSTPAPLGLAAVAAASIAAGDIVLEPSAGTGLLAILSEISGGTLLLNELAETRADLLAALFPDVAVTRFDAAQIDDHLAPDATPTVVLMNPPFSVMANVSGRMVDAAYRHVASALARLADGGRLVAITGANFSPDHPAWAAAFVRLQERGRVVFTAAVDGSVYAKHGTTIDTRLTVIDKLSADDRSAFPPSPGIAPDVSTLLGWIETQVPPRPTSTLPPVKTSASAASPRTIRGYRARTTAAPATPASIEPEGVELAYETMEWTPAEDGRITDAIYEEYGLQAIRIPGAQAHPTKLVQSVAMASVAPPRPSYRPWLPANIVPDGLLSDAQLETVIYAGEAHADFLAGSWTLDETFDVISAASDDAPNAVRFRRGFMLGDGTGAGKGRQSAGIILDNWMQGRRKAVWISKSDKLLEDAQRDWSALGMERLLVTPLSRFPQGKNITLSEAVLFTTYATLRSDDRGEKLSRVKQIVEWLGSDFDGVIIFDESHAMQNAAGGKGERGDVAASQQGRAGLRLQHALPNARIVYVSATGATTVHNLAYAQRLGLWGGKDFPFSTRAEFVEAIEDGGVAAMEVLARDLRSLGLYTARSLSYDGVEYELVEHQLTPEQTRIYDAYAGAFAVIHNNLDAAMQAANITGGPDGSGGTLNRQAKSAARSAFESAKQRFFGHLLTSMKTPTLIRSIEQDLADGHAAVIQIVSTGEALMERRLAEIPTEEWNDVRVDITPREYVLDYLAHSFPVQLYEPFTDSEGNLSSRPVFRDGQPVESRDAVARRDRLIERLASLPPVPGALDQIVQRFGTDVVAEVTGRSRRIVRKTGPGGIDRLAVENRAGTANLAETQAFMDDQKRILIFSDAGGTGRSYHADLSARNQRLRVHYLLEPGWKADAAIQGLGRTNRTNQAQPPLFRPISTDVKAEKRFLSTIARRLDTLGAITRGQRQTGGQGLFRPEDNLESHYARDALRQLYLLLVRGKVEGCSLQMFEDATGLSLMDSTGIKDELPPITTFLNRLLAQTIDLQGVLFTAFERLLNAKIEGAIASGSYDVGLETLQAESFVVTDRRTIHVHPGTGAEARLLTITQRQRNRPVTLAEALDHLDDPGARLLINERSGRAAVQIPTTSIMLDDGEIERRVRLIRPMEAHNIPIKMMAETHWVQAERIAFTAAWNAELTEVQEFAESTIHVVSGLLLPIWRRLPNESTRVYRLQTDDGERIVGRRVSPAWVAGALANGTSTLTPDDAFVALMDGKTILDLAEGLQLRRVRVMGANRIELSGFTDAMRDRLRAYGLFREIISWKLRMFVPTDGTGNAILAKVLERYPVERIGEREVA